The sequence aatatttcaagagACATTAAAAAACTAGTAACCAAATTATTCCAAACACTCAAACATttggattaaatataaaacaaaaaaattaataacaattcatTATAGTCAAAACAATTGCAGTatgtacaaattgtatttatattatattatcagaccaacttcaaaatattacagaaaaataaatgaatagacCAAATAAAGTTTTAGGATTACTAGGTAGAACTttgcaataattgtattttttttcatactgtctaatataaaagaaaaaaacaagttATATTGTTTAACCTTAGTTAATTTCAGAAACTTAGATGATAAGAAAAAAAGCTAGGATTACAACTGTTGATCATTcagtcaatttaaataaataattgttgtaaccaattgttttcaatgtgtgattaataatattcatccaTATGACTACAactcatattttattcaaaacataaaattaatttaattaattaaaaataaagggaATGAGTAGGAAATTTCACTCAATATTCATGTTATATAGAACATACCTAACTAAGTAAATGAATAGTGCAAAGCCGACCACTACAACACTGTTGTAAACAACAGAGTGAAGAATATTGTTTTCAGGTTGGCTACTATCCATGCTTGGTGACTGCTCTTCATTAGCTCTAGCCAAATTCCGTTTTTCAATTTCAGTTTGTATTGTCTATAAGTAATCAATAACAatcagtaataataacatacttagGTCTGTTTTACAACTATGTGTGTTTCAGTTTACATTGTTTGAGTTCATAATTTCATATGAGACACGAAATTGCATTTTGGTGGTGAGGAGCGTATTAACCTAAACAATGTACACTTTAACACTCGAGCCTGTAAAACGGACTTAATGGCATTTTGCATGTTACCATGGTAAGTTCAGGAAATAGTTCACAGAAATTTTCGTCACGTACATTTGATTCTAAGCTTTGAGCAGCTAATTGCCGCCTCTCGTAATCAGTCATCTCTATACTACCCATTGTTGGGCTATTCTCCAGCTAAAttgaaatatactaatatgtaataagagtatgatttttttttcgtaaataatataaggTTTCACACATTCCATCAGTGgtagtaaaattttattatcttttgtcAAGGCATAAACAGTGCCCGGttacatttaacaattttactatCACTGCTGTAGTGTGTGAGGACCTTTATGTAATTACCATAAAGCTAAGCAATCCCGTAAGTATAGTAGATACACTCCATGCTGGGTTCCATGTATCTGGGTGGTAATCGCTTATAGATAAACACAGGCGAGTATTAGTTTTGAACCTGCCGTTAGGAGTGATCATGTAAATGCTGGGTGGCTTAAATGGAAAATCTCTTGGGAAAACTAGCCTTCCCAAATAATAACCACCAGCGTATGGTGAATCGTCAGGTCCACTTACTACATAGTACCTGAATAACATACACGTTTCATTTAATGATTTTGT is a genomic window of Rhopalosiphum padi isolate XX-2018 chromosome 4, ASM2088224v1, whole genome shotgun sequence containing:
- the LOC132929602 gene encoding ubiquitin-conjugating enzyme E2 J2 isoform X1, producing MAQRSAHCTLHLILNERIMAPKTSSATLRLKQDYLRLKNDPVPYVIAEPNPSNILEWYYVVSGPDDSPYAGGYYLGRLVFPRDFPFKPPSIYMITPNGRFKTNTRLCLSISDYHPDTWNPAWSVSTILTGLLSFMLENSPTMGSIEMTDYERRQLAAQSLESNVRDENFCELFPELTMTIQTEIEKRNLARANEEQSPSMDSSQPENNILHSVVYNSVVVVGFALFIYLVRYVLYNMNIE
- the LOC132929602 gene encoding ubiquitin-conjugating enzyme E2 J2 isoform X2 codes for the protein MHMRNYAKSMNERIMAPKTSSATLRLKQDYLRLKNDPVPYVIAEPNPSNILEWYYVVSGPDDSPYAGGYYLGRLVFPRDFPFKPPSIYMITPNGRFKTNTRLCLSISDYHPDTWNPAWSVSTILTGLLSFMLENSPTMGSIEMTDYERRQLAAQSLESNVRDENFCELFPELTMTIQTEIEKRNLARANEEQSPSMDSSQPENNILHSVVYNSVVVVGFALFIYLVRYVLYNMNIE
- the LOC132929602 gene encoding ubiquitin-conjugating enzyme E2 J2 isoform X3, which gives rise to MAPKTSSATLRLKQDYLRLKNDPVPYVIAEPNPSNILEWYYVVSGPDDSPYAGGYYLGRLVFPRDFPFKPPSIYMITPNGRFKTNTRLCLSISDYHPDTWNPAWSVSTILTGLLSFMLENSPTMGSIEMTDYERRQLAAQSLESNVRDENFCELFPELTMTIQTEIEKRNLARANEEQSPSMDSSQPENNILHSVVYNSVVVVGFALFIYLVRYVLYNMNIE